The Mesorhizobium sp. M3A.F.Ca.ET.080.04.2.1 genome contains the following window.
GCTTCAACGGGGCGGGAAGAGCCATGCGGGCAGCGCACGCGTCCGGCAGGATCGCCGAACTGCGCCGCCGTTGGTTTCCACGCAATTCCGGACGCAAAAACCGTGCGCGTTTTTCCTGGAACTGCCCTAGCATCGTGGTCCGGCAATTCGCGACAGACGGCACGCCGGTGGGAGGATATCATGACCGATACGACCTCTGATGCCGCCGCCAACCCGGCCGCGGATCGCGCGCGTGCCTCCGAACTCAGCGCCCTCGGGCGCTTCCTCAAGGCGACCGAGCTCGACACGCGCATGCTCGGCATGGTCGGCGCGCTGCTGATCATCTGGATCGGGCTGCACGTCATTTCGAGCCTGCGGCTTGGGGTCAATCCGTTCGATTTCGACAGCCGCACGTTCCTGACGCCGCGCAATTTGTGGAACCTGTCGGTTCAGACCTCGGCCGTGGCGATCATGGCTTCCGGCATGGTGCTGGTCATCGTCATGCGCAACATCGACCTTTCCGTCGGCTCGGCCGAAGGGCTGATCGGCATGGTCATGGGTTTTGCCCAGGTGCATTTCCTGGTGCGCATGGTCGGACTCGAACTGGGCAATCCGTGGGTCTGGGTGCTGGCACTGGCGATCGGCCTGACGCTCGGGCTGCTGATCGGCGCCTTCCAGGGTTTCGTCATCGCCTATCTCGATGTTCCAGCCTTCATCGTGACGCTGGGCGGACTGCTGGTGTGGCGCGGTGCTGCCTGGTGGGTGACCAGCGGCCAGACCGTCGCGCCGCTCGACGCCACCTTCCAGCTGATGGGCGGCGGACCGGCAGGCTCGATCGGCGCCAGCTGGAGCTGGGTCGTGGGCGTCGTCGCCTGCCTGGCGGTGGTGTTCATGCTGTTTCACGGCCGGGTGCAGCGAAAGCGCTTCCGCTTCCCGCTGCGCCCGATCTGGGCCGAGGCGCTGCTCGGTGCGGTCACCTGCGCGATCATCATGGGTGCCGTGTGGCTCGCCAATTCATATCCGTGGCCGGTCGGCATCGTGAACCGCTACGCGGCGGCCAACAACATCACTGTGCCCGAGGGCGGTCTGTTCATCGCCCACGGCATAGCCATCCCGGTGCTGAT
Protein-coding sequences here:
- a CDS encoding sugar ABC transporter permease; this translates as MTDTTSDAAANPAADRARASELSALGRFLKATELDTRMLGMVGALLIIWIGLHVISSLRLGVNPFDFDSRTFLTPRNLWNLSVQTSAVAIMASGMVLVIVMRNIDLSVGSAEGLIGMVMGFAQVHFLVRMVGLELGNPWVWVLALAIGLTLGLLIGAFQGFVIAYLDVPAFIVTLGGLLVWRGAAWWVTSGQTVAPLDATFQLMGGGPAGSIGASWSWVVGVVACLAVVFMLFHGRVQRKRFRFPLRPIWAEALLGAVTCAIIMGAVWLANSYPWPVGIVNRYAAANNITVPEGGLFIAHGIAIPVLMAIAVGLIMTFITKRTRFGRYVFAIGGNPEAANLAGINTRWITMKVFMIMGVLATIAAAISSARQNSSTNALGTLDELLVIAAAVIGGTSLAGGSGTVLGAMLGALLMQSLQSGMVLLGVDSPLQSIVVGGVLVVAVWLDTIYRKRV